In Sphingobacteriaceae bacterium, one genomic interval encodes:
- the mrdA gene encoding penicillin-binding protein 2, translating to MSGNLQLSNRKFFIGGFFCLIAIIYLCRLFYIQIIDDQYKVAAENNSLRRLTEYATRGFIFDRNGKILVQNEPSYDLMIIPKETKGCDTMALCEILQITKKEYLKRYKRACQAPNSPRKQSIFEKQMSADMNATLQEKLYRFKGFYVQKRTVRNYPRPIAAHLLGYVGEVSKKKAKDDPYYDEGDYIGITGIERSYEAELRGIKGVQKAVTNVHNKIIGSYKNGLYDTLAVPGKELFCTIDMDLQEYGEKLLKGKKGAVVAIEPSTGEILALVSAPSYDPNLLVGGKERSKNFTKLYYDSLDMPLFNRALQGMYPPGSIFKLIGALIAQNDGLINRNTVFPCNMGYPPMGGKPKCHAHGGGKSLVGSIAASCNSYYSYVFREIVDQKKYPKFIDGYNHWRETVKTFGPGNRLGTDLPYDKPGNVPSVEYYNKIFGKNGWRSNTIVSLGIGQAELLLVPLQMANVVAIIANRGFYYTPHCIKGVGEEKKLDKKFKEKHYVAVQNQEAYQNVIDGMQGAMEPGGTAFTNRIKDIVVCGKTGTAQNPHGKDHAVFLAFAPREKPKIAIACIIENAGFGNTWSAPVVTLMIEKYLKGKTDRQELEKRIMDADLIHTTTLTVENH from the coding sequence ATGTCAGGAAATTTACAATTATCAAATAGAAAATTTTTTATTGGCGGTTTTTTTTGCCTAATTGCTATTATATATTTATGTCGTTTATTTTACATTCAAATAATAGATGATCAATACAAAGTAGCTGCTGAAAATAATTCTTTGCGTAGACTTACCGAATACGCAACGCGTGGCTTTATTTTTGATCGGAACGGAAAAATTCTGGTTCAAAATGAACCTTCTTATGATTTAATGATAATTCCAAAAGAAACCAAAGGTTGCGATACCATGGCCCTCTGTGAAATATTACAAATCACAAAAAAAGAATATCTCAAACGTTATAAAAGAGCGTGTCAGGCACCTAATTCTCCTCGAAAGCAAAGTATTTTTGAAAAACAAATGTCGGCCGACATGAATGCAACGCTACAAGAAAAATTGTATCGGTTTAAAGGATTTTACGTACAAAAGCGAACCGTTAGAAATTATCCACGTCCCATTGCTGCCCATTTGCTTGGTTATGTGGGTGAGGTAAGCAAAAAGAAGGCAAAGGACGATCCTTATTATGATGAAGGTGATTATATTGGTATTACGGGAATTGAACGTAGCTACGAAGCAGAATTAAGAGGAATAAAAGGAGTTCAAAAAGCCGTAACCAACGTGCATAATAAAATAATTGGAAGTTATAAAAACGGATTGTATGACACCTTAGCTGTTCCGGGTAAGGAGTTGTTTTGTACCATCGACATGGATTTACAGGAATATGGAGAAAAATTATTGAAAGGAAAAAAAGGCGCAGTTGTAGCCATTGAACCTTCCACCGGAGAAATTTTGGCTTTGGTTTCTGCACCATCCTACGATCCTAATTTATTGGTAGGCGGAAAAGAACGTTCCAAAAATTTTACCAAATTGTATTACGACTCTTTGGATATGCCCTTATTTAATCGCGCGTTACAAGGCATGTATCCTCCCGGTTCTATTTTTAAATTGATTGGTGCCCTTATTGCACAAAACGATGGCTTGATAAACCGAAATACTGTTTTTCCTTGCAATATGGGTTATCCACCCATGGGAGGAAAACCAAAATGCCATGCACACGGTGGCGGTAAAAGTTTAGTGGGTTCTATCGCAGCTTCCTGTAATTCTTATTACAGTTATGTGTTTCGTGAAATTGTTGATCAAAAAAAGTATCCCAAATTTATTGATGGATATAATCATTGGCGAGAAACCGTTAAAACTTTTGGACCGGGAAACAGATTAGGCACAGATTTGCCCTATGATAAACCCGGTAACGTTCCATCGGTTGAGTATTACAATAAAATTTTCGGAAAAAATGGCTGGCGTAGTAATACCATTGTTTCGCTGGGTATCGGACAAGCAGAATTATTATTAGTTCCATTGCAAATGGCCAATGTGGTGGCTATAATCGCCAATCGCGGATTTTATTACACACCACATTGCATAAAAGGAGTGGGCGAAGAAAAAAAATTAGATAAGAAATTTAAAGAAAAACATTATGTAGCTGTTCAAAATCAGGAAGCCTATCAAAACGTAATTGATGGCATGCAAGGCGCAATGGAGCCCGGTGGTACTGCGTTTACCAATCGAATTAAGGATATTGTAGTTTGTGGTAAAACCGGAACTGCACAAAATCCGCATGGAAAAGATCACGCCGTTTTTTTAGCCTTTGCGCCAAGAGAAAAACCAAAAATTGCCATTGCTTGTATTATTGAAAATGCAGGCTTCGGAAATACCTGGAGCGCACCGGTAGTTACTTTAATGATTGAAAAATATTTGAAGGGAAAAACAGATCGACAGGAACTGGAAAAAAGAATTATGGATGCCGACTTAATTCATACAACAACCTTAACAGTTGAAAATCATTAA
- a CDS encoding rod shape-determining protein MreD has product MTTEIFRNILRFIALLLLQVLIVQNINLGSYIILFPYALIILILPFETGRVVLMLISFLVGVSLDMFYDSSGLHASACTLMGFSRYYVLKFISPRDGYDKGVQPTVEDMGLAWYFRYAGTLILLHHAAFFYLEIFRINQFFETLLRTILSSLGTFILIYLLQFLFNSGKKR; this is encoded by the coding sequence TTGACGACTGAAATTTTTAGAAATATTCTGCGATTTATCGCATTGTTATTGTTACAAGTTTTAATTGTACAAAATATTAATTTGGGTTCTTACATTATTCTTTTCCCTTATGCATTAATTATTTTAATTCTCCCATTTGAAACAGGAAGGGTGGTACTTATGCTTATTTCATTTTTGGTAGGTGTGAGTTTAGATATGTTTTATGATTCGTCGGGTTTACATGCCTCAGCATGCACACTTATGGGTTTTAGCAGATATTATGTTTTAAAATTTATTTCACCACGAGATGGATACGATAAAGGCGTACAACCTACAGTGGAAGATATGGGTTTGGCCTGGTATTTTAGATATGCGGGTACACTGATATTACTTCATCATGCAGCGTTTTTTTATTTGGAAATTTTCAGAATAAATCAATTCTTTGAAACATTATTAAGAACAATCTTAAGTAGCCTCGGAACTTTTATATTAATTTATTTGCTGCAATTTTTATTTAATAGTGGCAAAAAACGATAA
- the mreC gene encoding rod shape-determining protein MreC yields MKNLVAFIVKHHFIFAFFLMQGICVWLMQKNRKFQGSQILNSSNEVAAGIYQAAANTKEYFDLRGENERLAEENTRLRNRLKSNYNIIPLTVFEKNDTLYMQHYSYINAKVVNSSINKRRNYLTINIGKSQGAGRDMAVMSVQGIVGYITDVSENFSSAMSLLHKDSKINCQLKNDGSYGILIWDGTDYQHCYLTDIPTHAKLKRGDTIVTSELSGIFPEGLYVGTVEKWEQKQNESFFTVKIKLGADLKKVNHVYIIQNKYKGERDSLERNSQKQIDD; encoded by the coding sequence GTGAAAAATTTAGTTGCCTTTATTGTTAAGCATCATTTTATTTTTGCATTTTTTTTAATGCAAGGCATTTGTGTTTGGCTGATGCAAAAAAATCGGAAATTTCAGGGATCTCAAATTTTAAATTCATCGAATGAAGTAGCCGCCGGAATTTATCAAGCTGCAGCTAATACCAAAGAATATTTTGATTTACGAGGTGAAAATGAAAGACTCGCGGAAGAAAATACAAGACTAAGGAATAGATTAAAAAGTAATTACAATATAATTCCACTTACGGTGTTTGAAAAGAACGACACGCTTTACATGCAACACTATTCTTATATCAATGCTAAAGTGGTGAATTCAAGTATCAACAAACGAAGAAACTATTTAACGATAAATATTGGTAAATCACAAGGAGCAGGTAGAGATATGGCTGTAATGAGTGTGCAAGGAATTGTTGGGTACATAACAGATGTATCGGAAAATTTCAGTAGCGCCATGAGTTTGTTGCATAAAGATTCTAAAATAAATTGTCAGTTGAAAAATGATGGCAGTTACGGAATTTTAATTTGGGATGGCACAGACTATCAACATTGTTATTTAACTGATATTCCTACTCACGCGAAATTAAAAAGAGGTGATACGATTGTTACGAGCGAACTATCAGGAATTTTCCCTGAAGGTTTATACGTAGGTACCGTAGAAAAATGGGAACAAAAACAAAATGAATCTTTTTTTACAGTAAAAATAAAATTAGGGGCCGATTTAAAAAAAGTAAATCATGTATACATTATCCAAAATAAATATAAAGGTGAACGCGATTCACTAGAAAGAAATTCGCAAAAACAAATTGACGACTGA
- a CDS encoding rod shape-determining protein → MALFDFLTQDIAIDLGTANTIIISNDKVVVDEPSIVAVDRTTGKVIAVGRNAQMMHGKTHENIKTIRPLKDGVIADFQAAEEMIKGMIKMINTGNRFFKPSLRMVICIPSGITEVEKRAVRDSAEHAGAKEVYMIHEPMAAAIGMGIDVEEPMGNMIIDIGGGTSEIAVIALGGIVCDKSIRIAGDDFNANIEEYMRRQHNILIGERSAERVKIEVGAALTEIENPPADYAVQGRDLMSGIPKEVYISYVEIAHCLDKSISKIEEAILNALEMTPPELAADIYRKGIYMAGGGSLLRGLDKRISLKTKLPVHVCEDPLRAVARGTGIALKNVHKFPFLIK, encoded by the coding sequence ATGGCGCTATTTGATTTTTTAACCCAAGACATAGCAATTGATTTAGGAACCGCTAATACAATTATTATTAGCAATGATAAGGTTGTTGTGGATGAACCCAGCATTGTGGCAGTTGACCGAACAACCGGTAAAGTAATTGCTGTGGGTAGAAATGCACAAATGATGCATGGTAAAACCCATGAAAACATTAAAACCATTCGTCCACTCAAAGACGGGGTGATTGCAGATTTTCAAGCGGCAGAAGAAATGATTAAGGGAATGATTAAAATGATTAACACGGGTAATCGTTTTTTTAAACCTTCTTTACGTATGGTAATTTGTATTCCAAGCGGAATTACAGAAGTAGAAAAAAGAGCGGTTAGAGATAGTGCTGAACATGCAGGTGCAAAAGAAGTTTATATGATTCATGAGCCCATGGCCGCAGCAATTGGTATGGGTATTGATGTGGAAGAACCCATGGGGAATATGATTATTGATATTGGAGGTGGTACATCTGAAATTGCCGTAATTGCTTTAGGTGGAATTGTGTGTGATAAATCTATTCGTATTGCCGGCGATGATTTTAATGCCAACATTGAAGAATACATGCGTAGGCAACATAATATTTTGATTGGTGAACGAAGCGCAGAACGTGTGAAAATAGAAGTTGGTGCCGCACTTACTGAAATCGAAAATCCACCGGCAGATTATGCTGTGCAGGGAAGAGATTTAATGAGCGGTATTCCTAAAGAAGTTTATATCAGCTATGTGGAAATTGCACATTGTTTGGACAAGTCAATTTCTAAAATTGAAGAAGCTATTTTAAATGCGCTGGAAATGACCCCCCCTGAATTAGCAGCAGATATTTACAGAAAAGGAATTTACATGGCGGGCGGTGGCTCTTTGCTTCGTGGTTTGGACAAGCGAATTTCATTGAAAACAAAATTACCTGTTCATGTGTGTGAAGATCCATTAAGAGCTGTGGCCAGAGGAACAGGAATTGCACTTAAAAATGTTCATAAATTTCCATTCCTTATTAAGTAA
- a CDS encoding arginine decarboxylase, giving the protein MNNLYSNLITQTFNFPQEDFHVVDDELYFNDIPLMEVIKQYGTPLRISYLPKIGAQIQKAKRLFNVAMAKVDYKGKYVYCYCTKSSHFSFVLDEVLKNEVHIETSSAFDLQILKEQFQKKTLNKDTYIICNGYKRNLYKQYITEFINDGFNVIPVLDHLEEIDYYKKHAKAEKINLGIRISTEEEPSFAFYTSRLGIRNSEIMKLYKEKIEPNPKFSLKLLHFFINTGIKDTIYYWTELNKCLNLYKELRAVCPELDSLNIGGGMPIRTSLSFDYDYEYMIEEIVEQIKAFCEQNEIPEPHIFTEFGSFTVGESGATLYSIIDQKQQNDRETWYMIDSSFITTLPDTWGINQRFILLAINQWNKPYIPVNLGGLTCDSMDYYNTEAHTNQVFLPKLDKNEKTPLYIGFFHTGAYQEALSGYGGTQHCLIPAPKHVLIDRDEEGKLVTRLFAKEQSYKSMLKILGY; this is encoded by the coding sequence ATGAATAACCTTTATTCTAATCTTATTACACAAACATTTAACTTTCCTCAGGAAGATTTTCATGTTGTGGATGATGAACTGTATTTTAACGACATTCCCCTAATGGAGGTCATTAAACAGTATGGTACTCCTCTCAGAATCAGTTATTTGCCTAAAATCGGAGCTCAAATTCAAAAAGCAAAAAGGCTATTTAATGTGGCCATGGCTAAAGTTGATTACAAAGGCAAGTATGTATATTGTTATTGCACTAAAAGCTCACACTTTAGTTTTGTGCTGGATGAAGTTTTAAAAAATGAAGTGCACATTGAAACTTCTTCAGCATTTGATTTACAGATTCTCAAGGAACAATTTCAAAAAAAGACCTTAAACAAAGATACATATATTATTTGTAACGGGTATAAACGCAATTTGTACAAACAATATATTACTGAATTTATCAATGATGGTTTTAATGTGATTCCGGTATTGGATCACCTGGAAGAAATTGATTATTACAAGAAGCACGCAAAAGCCGAAAAAATAAATTTAGGAATTAGAATAAGTACAGAGGAAGAGCCATCCTTTGCTTTTTACACTTCGCGTTTAGGAATTCGAAATTCTGAAATCATGAAATTGTATAAAGAAAAAATTGAGCCCAATCCAAAATTTAGTTTAAAGCTGCTTCATTTTTTCATTAATACAGGAATTAAGGACACTATTTATTACTGGACAGAATTAAACAAGTGTTTGAATTTATATAAAGAATTAAGGGCCGTTTGTCCGGAGTTAGATTCCTTAAACATTGGAGGTGGAATGCCAATTCGCACATCCTTAAGTTTTGATTACGATTATGAGTACATGATAGAGGAAATTGTAGAGCAGATTAAAGCATTTTGCGAACAAAATGAAATTCCTGAACCGCATATATTTACTGAATTTGGATCTTTTACAGTAGGTGAAAGTGGAGCAACCTTATATTCTATCATTGATCAGAAACAACAAAACGACAGAGAAACCTGGTATATGATTGATAGTTCATTTATAACCACACTTCCGGATACCTGGGGAATTAATCAGCGTTTTATTTTGTTGGCCATTAATCAATGGAACAAGCCCTACATTCCGGTTAATTTGGGAGGATTAACTTGCGATAGTATGGACTATTACAATACGGAAGCGCACACCAATCAGGTGTTTCTTCCTAAACTGGACAAGAATGAAAAAACACCACTTTACATTGGCTTTTTTCATACCGGTGCCTATCAGGAAGCATTAAGCGGATATGGTGGCACACAACATTGTTTAATACCTGCACCCAAGCATGTTTTAATTGACAGAGATGAAGAAGGTAAATTAGTAACTCGCTTATTTGCCAAGGAACAAAGCTACAAGAGCATGCTAAAAATACTCGGTTACTAA
- a CDS encoding arginase gives MIKPIKIIEVKSEIGAGTRGSSMGVDAIKIAALDFGSPFFKRYKSVEIPTENNLLLEPVVHDYAKRIKGIYNLNDRISKELQKTIKGGQIPIVLAGDHSSALGTISGIRLAHPEKKLGVIWIDAHADLHSPYTTPSGNMHGMPLACVLGEDNKDRQQNRPDDETVEYWEKLKNLGGICPKVHYSDLVFITLRDFEPQEEYLIKKNKVRIFTLQEIRKKAVERVAIESLNYLDHCDLIYVSFDVDSMDSRISSGTGTPVPNGITEKEAGNLIYYIMRSKKIICFEMVEINPTLDRENLMAENAFEILQKATNQLSHDF, from the coding sequence ATGATAAAACCGATTAAAATTATTGAAGTAAAAAGTGAAATTGGAGCCGGAACCAGGGGCTCAAGTATGGGGGTTGATGCTATTAAAATAGCCGCCTTAGATTTCGGTAGTCCATTCTTTAAACGCTATAAATCAGTAGAAATACCTACTGAAAACAACTTATTATTGGAACCCGTTGTACATGATTATGCTAAGAGAATTAAAGGTATTTATAATCTTAACGATCGTATTAGCAAGGAATTACAAAAAACCATTAAGGGTGGACAAATACCCATAGTTTTAGCCGGCGATCATAGTTCGGCCTTAGGGACCATAAGTGGGATTCGATTAGCTCACCCCGAAAAGAAACTTGGAGTGATTTGGATTGACGCCCATGCCGACCTTCATAGTCCTTACACCACCCCAAGTGGTAATATGCACGGTATGCCACTTGCCTGTGTTTTAGGGGAAGATAACAAAGACAGACAACAAAACAGACCGGATGATGAAACAGTTGAATACTGGGAAAAATTAAAAAATTTAGGTGGCATTTGTCCAAAAGTTCATTATAGCGATTTGGTTTTCATTACTTTAAGAGATTTTGAACCCCAGGAAGAATACCTCATCAAGAAAAATAAAGTGAGGATATTTACTTTACAAGAAATTCGTAAAAAAGCAGTGGAACGTGTAGCCATTGAATCCTTAAATTATCTCGACCATTGTGATTTAATCTATGTGAGCTTTGATGTAGATAGTATGGACTCCAGAATTTCGAGTGGAACCGGAACACCGGTGCCCAATGGAATTACTGAAAAAGAAGCCGGAAATTTGATTTATTACATTATGCGTAGTAAAAAAATTATTTGCTTTGAAATGGTTGAAATTAATCCAACACTTGATCGGGAAAATTTAATGGCTGAGAATGCCTTTGAAATTTTGCAAAAGGCTACCAATCAACTAAGTCATGATTTTTAA